A region of Takifugu rubripes chromosome 6, fTakRub1.2, whole genome shotgun sequence DNA encodes the following proteins:
- the LOC101067321 gene encoding ARF GTPase-activating protein GIT2-like isoform X7 yields MGQERFSIPDERFRRRRKLVDCSKHPNPSGSSDNHTHPPRQFYREMSKRVRSREVCADCSAPEPRWASVNRGVLVCDECCSIHRGLGRHSSQVRHLTHSLWPPSQLQMVQALYGNGANSIWEHSLLDPSSSMSGKRKANPQDKVHPNKTEFIKAKYQMLAYVHRMPCREDDSVTAKDLSKQLHSSVRTGNLETCLRLLSLGAQANFFHPEKGNTPLHIAARAGQILQAELLAVYGADPGALDSSGKTPTDYARQAGHHELAERLVEIQYELTDRLTFYLCGRRPDHRSGQHFIIPQMADSSLDLSEFAKAAKKKLQSLSNHQFEELAMDVYDEVDRRETDAVWLATQNHSTLVTDTTVVPFLPVNPEYSSTRNQGRQKLARFSANEFATLVIDILNDAKRRQWGNACESPKENVELILQGIDGRHDSESQDNDQPDYDSVASDEDPVQEATCGDSSSNERRTKSSESSDLSDGPITVQEFMEVKSALTASEAKIQQLLKVNCHLSEELRLMQSKLNSLQTENTTLRWQAPGGPPQLQAPFSRHPPRGGRAISMYETGYSPKQYPHRVETGRHEDGVILQPFPTNIGRGPLGTAASSLPTFPSSLSWSWDERSRRGCSLEGQVVTRESDYDTTPSHSELEETGSPLPGPDVAQPREEGGEGAAMPCTEDVICKTEQITKNIQELLRAAQETKHESFLPCSEKIRLAVTEMAALFPKRPSSETVRGSLCLLTASASRLHGECQKAAEHSPCPSDIQLVTQQVIQCAYDIAKAAKQLVTVTTKENNN; encoded by the exons ATGGGCCAGGAACGCTTCAGCATTCCAGATGAAAG ATttagaaggaggaggaagctggtggATTGCTCCAAACATCCaaatccttctggttcttcaGACAATCACACACATCCTCCGAGAC AATTCTATCGAGAGATGTCAAAACGAGTCCGAAGCAGAGAGGTCTGCGCAGATTGCAGTGCTCCGG AGCCTCGCTGGGCCTCCGTTAACAGGGGGGTGTTGGTCTGCGATGAGTGCTGCAGCATCCATCGAGGTCTGGGGCGACACAGTTCCCAAGTCCGACATTTGACTCATTCTCTGTGGCCTCCGTCTCAGTTACAG ATGGTTCAGGCGCTCTACGGCAACGGAGCCAATTCCATCTGGGAACACAGCCTTCTGGACCCGTCCTCCTCAATGAGCGGGAAGCGCAAAGCAAATCCCCAGGACAAAGTTCA TCCCAACAAAACAGAGTTCATCAAGGCGAAATATCAGATGTTGGCGTACGTTCATCGGATGCCCTGTCGGGAGGATGACAGCGTGACCGCGAAGGACCTCAGCAAG CAACTCCACTCCAGTGTTCGGACCGGGAACTTAGAGACTTGCCTGAGACTCCTGTCTTTGGGGGCGCAGGCCAACTTTTTCCATCCG GAGAAAGGAAACACTCCGCTCCATATAGCAGCAAGAGCTGGGCAGATTCTGCAAGCAGAGCTGTTGGCGGTCTATGGAGCTGATCCTGGGGCCCTGGACTCCAGCGGGAAGACCCCCACCGACTACGCCAG ACAAGCGGGGCATCACGAGCTCGCGGAGAGGCTGGTGGAGATCCAGTATGAACTCACTGACCGGTTAACATTTTACCTCTGCGGGCGACGGCCGG ATCACAGAAGTGGCCAACATTTCATCATCCCACAGATGGCAGACAG CAGCCTGGATTTGTCGGAGTTTGCCAAAGCTGccaagaagaagctccagtcG CTCAGTAACCACCAGTTTGAAGAACTCGCCATGGATGTGTATGATGAAGTGGACCGCAGGGAAACTGACGCAG TGTGGTTGGCCACGCAGAACCACAGCACGCTCGTGACCGACACCACAGTCGTGCCCTTTCTGCCTGTCAACCCGGAGTACTCGTCCACCAGAAACCAG GGTCGCCAGAAGTTAGCCAGGTTCAGTGCCAACGAGTTTGCCACCTTGGTTATCGACATCCTGAATGACGCTAAACGGCGGCAGTGGGGTAACGCCTGCGAAAGTCCCAAAG AGAACGTGGAGCTGATCCTTCAGGGAATAGACGGTCGCCATGACAGTGAGAGCCAAGACAACGACCAACCCGATTACGACAGCGTGGCCTCGGACGAGGATCCGGTCCAGGAAGCCACCTGCggggacagcagcagcaacgagcGCAGGACCAAG agctccGAGTCCTCCGACCTCTCCGACGGACCCATCACGGTGCAGGAGTTTATGGAGGTGAAGAGCGCCCTCACGGCGTCGGAAGCAAAAATACAACAGCTTCTGAAGGTCAACTGTCACCTGAGCGAAGAGCTGCGGCTGATGCAGAGCAAG CTGAATTCCCTGCAGACTGAAAACACAACCCTGCGATGGCAGGCCCCCGGCGGACCACCGCAGCTCCAGGCGCCCTTTAGTCGACACCCGCCCCGCGGAGGTCGCGCAATATCGATGTATGAGACAGGCTATAGTCCCAAACAATACCCCCACCGGGTTGAAACGGGCCGGCACGAGGACGGAGTCATTTTACAACCCTTCCCGACGAAT ATTGGGAGGGGACCTTTGGGGACGgctgcttcctccctccctaccttccCCTCTTCCCTGTCCTGGTCGTGGGATGAAAGATCTCGAAGG GGCTGTAGTCTAGAAGGGCAGGTGGTCACACGGGAAAGTGATTATGACACCACTCCCAGCCATTCTGAACTGGAGGAGACTGG CAGCCCTCTTCCAGGTCCCGATGTAGCGCAGCCGCGAGAGGAGGGCGGGGAAGGCGCCGCCATGCCGTGCACGGAGGACGTCATCTGTAAGACCGAACAGATCACAAAGAACATACAGGAGCTCCTCAGAGCTGCCCAGGAAACCAAACATGAAAG CTTCCTCCCCTGCTCAGAGAAGATCCGCCTGGCAGTGACCGAGATGGCTGCCCTGTTTCCCAAG AGGCCGTCCTCCGAGACTGTGCGAgggtctctgtgtctcctgaccgCCAGCGCCAGCAGGCTTCACGGGGAGTGCCAGAAGGCGGCGGAGCACAGCCCCTGCCCATCGGACATCCAGCTGGTCACTCAGCAGGTCATCCAGTGCGCCTACGACATCGCTAAAGCTGCCAAGCAACTCGTCACCGTGAcgacaaaagaaaacaacaactaa
- the LOC101067321 gene encoding ARF GTPase-activating protein GIT2-like isoform X4: protein MGQERFSIPDERFRRRRKLVDCSKHPNPSGSSDNHTHPPRQFYREMSKRVRSREVCADCSAPEPRWASVNRGVLVCDECCSIHRGLGRHSSQVRHLTHSLWPPSQLQMVQALYGNGANSIWEHSLLDPSSSMSGKRKANPQDKVHPNKTEFIKAKYQMLAYVHRMPCREDDSVTAKDLSKQLHSSVRTGNLETCLRLLSLGAQANFFHPEKGNTPLHIAARAGQILQAELLAVYGADPGALDSSGKTPTDYARQAGHHELAERLVEIQYELTDRLTFYLCGRRPDHRSGQHFIIPQMADSSLDLSEFAKAAKKKLQSLSNHQFEELAMDVYDEVDRRETDAVWLATQNHSTLVTDTTVVPFLPVNPEYSSTRNQGRQKLARFSANEFATLVIDILNDAKRRQWGNACESPKGRPCSENVELILQGIDGRHDSESQDNDQPDYDSVASDEDPVQEATCGDSSSNERRTKSSESSDLSDGPITVQEFMEVKSALTASEAKIQQLLKVNCHLSEELRLMQSKLNSLQTENTTLRWQAPGGPPQLQAPFSRHPPRGGRAISMYETGYSPKQYPHRVETGRHEDGVILQPFPTNIGRGPLGTAASSLPTFPSSLSWSWDERSRRGCSLEGQVVTRESDYDTTPSHSELEETGSPLPGPDVAQPREEGGEGAAMPCTEDVICKTEQITKNIQELLRAAQETKHESFLPCSEKIRLAVTEMAALFPKRPSSETVRGSLCLLTASASRLHGECQKAAEHSPCPSDIQLVTQQVIQCAYDIAKAAKQLVTVTTKENNN from the exons ATGGGCCAGGAACGCTTCAGCATTCCAGATGAAAG ATttagaaggaggaggaagctggtggATTGCTCCAAACATCCaaatccttctggttcttcaGACAATCACACACATCCTCCGAGAC AATTCTATCGAGAGATGTCAAAACGAGTCCGAAGCAGAGAGGTCTGCGCAGATTGCAGTGCTCCGG AGCCTCGCTGGGCCTCCGTTAACAGGGGGGTGTTGGTCTGCGATGAGTGCTGCAGCATCCATCGAGGTCTGGGGCGACACAGTTCCCAAGTCCGACATTTGACTCATTCTCTGTGGCCTCCGTCTCAGTTACAG ATGGTTCAGGCGCTCTACGGCAACGGAGCCAATTCCATCTGGGAACACAGCCTTCTGGACCCGTCCTCCTCAATGAGCGGGAAGCGCAAAGCAAATCCCCAGGACAAAGTTCA TCCCAACAAAACAGAGTTCATCAAGGCGAAATATCAGATGTTGGCGTACGTTCATCGGATGCCCTGTCGGGAGGATGACAGCGTGACCGCGAAGGACCTCAGCAAG CAACTCCACTCCAGTGTTCGGACCGGGAACTTAGAGACTTGCCTGAGACTCCTGTCTTTGGGGGCGCAGGCCAACTTTTTCCATCCG GAGAAAGGAAACACTCCGCTCCATATAGCAGCAAGAGCTGGGCAGATTCTGCAAGCAGAGCTGTTGGCGGTCTATGGAGCTGATCCTGGGGCCCTGGACTCCAGCGGGAAGACCCCCACCGACTACGCCAG ACAAGCGGGGCATCACGAGCTCGCGGAGAGGCTGGTGGAGATCCAGTATGAACTCACTGACCGGTTAACATTTTACCTCTGCGGGCGACGGCCGG ATCACAGAAGTGGCCAACATTTCATCATCCCACAGATGGCAGACAG CAGCCTGGATTTGTCGGAGTTTGCCAAAGCTGccaagaagaagctccagtcG CTCAGTAACCACCAGTTTGAAGAACTCGCCATGGATGTGTATGATGAAGTGGACCGCAGGGAAACTGACGCAG TGTGGTTGGCCACGCAGAACCACAGCACGCTCGTGACCGACACCACAGTCGTGCCCTTTCTGCCTGTCAACCCGGAGTACTCGTCCACCAGAAACCAG GGTCGCCAGAAGTTAGCCAGGTTCAGTGCCAACGAGTTTGCCACCTTGGTTATCGACATCCTGAATGACGCTAAACGGCGGCAGTGGGGTAACGCCTGCGAAAGTCCCAAAG gcCGCCCTTGTTCAGAGAACGTGGAGCTGATCCTTCAGGGAATAGACGGTCGCCATGACAGTGAGAGCCAAGACAACGACCAACCCGATTACGACAGCGTGGCCTCGGACGAGGATCCGGTCCAGGAAGCCACCTGCggggacagcagcagcaacgagcGCAGGACCAAG agctccGAGTCCTCCGACCTCTCCGACGGACCCATCACGGTGCAGGAGTTTATGGAGGTGAAGAGCGCCCTCACGGCGTCGGAAGCAAAAATACAACAGCTTCTGAAGGTCAACTGTCACCTGAGCGAAGAGCTGCGGCTGATGCAGAGCAAG CTGAATTCCCTGCAGACTGAAAACACAACCCTGCGATGGCAGGCCCCCGGCGGACCACCGCAGCTCCAGGCGCCCTTTAGTCGACACCCGCCCCGCGGAGGTCGCGCAATATCGATGTATGAGACAGGCTATAGTCCCAAACAATACCCCCACCGGGTTGAAACGGGCCGGCACGAGGACGGAGTCATTTTACAACCCTTCCCGACGAAT ATTGGGAGGGGACCTTTGGGGACGgctgcttcctccctccctaccttccCCTCTTCCCTGTCCTGGTCGTGGGATGAAAGATCTCGAAGG GGCTGTAGTCTAGAAGGGCAGGTGGTCACACGGGAAAGTGATTATGACACCACTCCCAGCCATTCTGAACTGGAGGAGACTGG CAGCCCTCTTCCAGGTCCCGATGTAGCGCAGCCGCGAGAGGAGGGCGGGGAAGGCGCCGCCATGCCGTGCACGGAGGACGTCATCTGTAAGACCGAACAGATCACAAAGAACATACAGGAGCTCCTCAGAGCTGCCCAGGAAACCAAACATGAAAG CTTCCTCCCCTGCTCAGAGAAGATCCGCCTGGCAGTGACCGAGATGGCTGCCCTGTTTCCCAAG AGGCCGTCCTCCGAGACTGTGCGAgggtctctgtgtctcctgaccgCCAGCGCCAGCAGGCTTCACGGGGAGTGCCAGAAGGCGGCGGAGCACAGCCCCTGCCCATCGGACATCCAGCTGGTCACTCAGCAGGTCATCCAGTGCGCCTACGACATCGCTAAAGCTGCCAAGCAACTCGTCACCGTGAcgacaaaagaaaacaacaactaa
- the LOC101067321 gene encoding ARF GTPase-activating protein GIT2-like isoform X11 produces the protein MGQERFSIPDERFRRRRKLVDCSKHPNPSGSSDNHTHPPRQFYREMSKRVRSREVCADCSAPEPRWASVNRGVLVCDECCSIHRGLGRHSSQVRHLTHSLWPPSQLQMVQALYGNGANSIWEHSLLDPSSSMSGKRKANPQDKVHPNKTEFIKAKYQMLAYVHRMPCREDDSVTAKDLSKQLHSSVRTGNLETCLRLLSLGAQANFFHPEKGNTPLHIAARAGQILQAELLAVYGADPGALDSSGKTPTDYARQAGHHELAERLVEIQYELTDRLTFYLCGRRPDHRSGQHFIIPQMADSSLDLSEFAKAAKKKLQSLSNHQFEELAMDVYDEVDRRETDAVWLATQNHSTLVTDTTVVPFLPVNPEYSSTRNQGRQKLARFSANEFATLVIDILNDAKRRQWGNACESPKENVELILQGIDGRHDSESQDNDQPDYDSVASDEDPVQEATCGDSSSNERRTKSSESSDLSDGPITVQEFMEVKSALTASEAKIQQLLKVNCHLSEELRLMQSKLNSLQTENTTLRWQAPGGPPQLQAPFSRHPPRGGRAISMYETGYSPKQYPHRVETGRHEDGVILQPFPTNGCSLEGQVVTRESDYDTTPSHSELEETGSPLPGPDVAQPREEGGEGAAMPCTEDVICKTEQITKNIQELLRAAQETKHESFLPCSEKIRLAVTEMAALFPKRPSSETVRGSLCLLTASASRLHGECQKAAEHSPCPSDIQLVTQQVIQCAYDIAKAAKQLVTVTTKENNN, from the exons ATGGGCCAGGAACGCTTCAGCATTCCAGATGAAAG ATttagaaggaggaggaagctggtggATTGCTCCAAACATCCaaatccttctggttcttcaGACAATCACACACATCCTCCGAGAC AATTCTATCGAGAGATGTCAAAACGAGTCCGAAGCAGAGAGGTCTGCGCAGATTGCAGTGCTCCGG AGCCTCGCTGGGCCTCCGTTAACAGGGGGGTGTTGGTCTGCGATGAGTGCTGCAGCATCCATCGAGGTCTGGGGCGACACAGTTCCCAAGTCCGACATTTGACTCATTCTCTGTGGCCTCCGTCTCAGTTACAG ATGGTTCAGGCGCTCTACGGCAACGGAGCCAATTCCATCTGGGAACACAGCCTTCTGGACCCGTCCTCCTCAATGAGCGGGAAGCGCAAAGCAAATCCCCAGGACAAAGTTCA TCCCAACAAAACAGAGTTCATCAAGGCGAAATATCAGATGTTGGCGTACGTTCATCGGATGCCCTGTCGGGAGGATGACAGCGTGACCGCGAAGGACCTCAGCAAG CAACTCCACTCCAGTGTTCGGACCGGGAACTTAGAGACTTGCCTGAGACTCCTGTCTTTGGGGGCGCAGGCCAACTTTTTCCATCCG GAGAAAGGAAACACTCCGCTCCATATAGCAGCAAGAGCTGGGCAGATTCTGCAAGCAGAGCTGTTGGCGGTCTATGGAGCTGATCCTGGGGCCCTGGACTCCAGCGGGAAGACCCCCACCGACTACGCCAG ACAAGCGGGGCATCACGAGCTCGCGGAGAGGCTGGTGGAGATCCAGTATGAACTCACTGACCGGTTAACATTTTACCTCTGCGGGCGACGGCCGG ATCACAGAAGTGGCCAACATTTCATCATCCCACAGATGGCAGACAG CAGCCTGGATTTGTCGGAGTTTGCCAAAGCTGccaagaagaagctccagtcG CTCAGTAACCACCAGTTTGAAGAACTCGCCATGGATGTGTATGATGAAGTGGACCGCAGGGAAACTGACGCAG TGTGGTTGGCCACGCAGAACCACAGCACGCTCGTGACCGACACCACAGTCGTGCCCTTTCTGCCTGTCAACCCGGAGTACTCGTCCACCAGAAACCAG GGTCGCCAGAAGTTAGCCAGGTTCAGTGCCAACGAGTTTGCCACCTTGGTTATCGACATCCTGAATGACGCTAAACGGCGGCAGTGGGGTAACGCCTGCGAAAGTCCCAAAG AGAACGTGGAGCTGATCCTTCAGGGAATAGACGGTCGCCATGACAGTGAGAGCCAAGACAACGACCAACCCGATTACGACAGCGTGGCCTCGGACGAGGATCCGGTCCAGGAAGCCACCTGCggggacagcagcagcaacgagcGCAGGACCAAG agctccGAGTCCTCCGACCTCTCCGACGGACCCATCACGGTGCAGGAGTTTATGGAGGTGAAGAGCGCCCTCACGGCGTCGGAAGCAAAAATACAACAGCTTCTGAAGGTCAACTGTCACCTGAGCGAAGAGCTGCGGCTGATGCAGAGCAAG CTGAATTCCCTGCAGACTGAAAACACAACCCTGCGATGGCAGGCCCCCGGCGGACCACCGCAGCTCCAGGCGCCCTTTAGTCGACACCCGCCCCGCGGAGGTCGCGCAATATCGATGTATGAGACAGGCTATAGTCCCAAACAATACCCCCACCGGGTTGAAACGGGCCGGCACGAGGACGGAGTCATTTTACAACCCTTCCCGACGAAT GGCTGTAGTCTAGAAGGGCAGGTGGTCACACGGGAAAGTGATTATGACACCACTCCCAGCCATTCTGAACTGGAGGAGACTGG CAGCCCTCTTCCAGGTCCCGATGTAGCGCAGCCGCGAGAGGAGGGCGGGGAAGGCGCCGCCATGCCGTGCACGGAGGACGTCATCTGTAAGACCGAACAGATCACAAAGAACATACAGGAGCTCCTCAGAGCTGCCCAGGAAACCAAACATGAAAG CTTCCTCCCCTGCTCAGAGAAGATCCGCCTGGCAGTGACCGAGATGGCTGCCCTGTTTCCCAAG AGGCCGTCCTCCGAGACTGTGCGAgggtctctgtgtctcctgaccgCCAGCGCCAGCAGGCTTCACGGGGAGTGCCAGAAGGCGGCGGAGCACAGCCCCTGCCCATCGGACATCCAGCTGGTCACTCAGCAGGTCATCCAGTGCGCCTACGACATCGCTAAAGCTGCCAAGCAACTCGTCACCGTGAcgacaaaagaaaacaacaactaa
- the LOC101067321 gene encoding ARF GTPase-activating protein GIT2-like isoform X12: protein MSKRVRSREVCADCSAPEPRWASVNRGVLVCDECCSIHRGLGRHSSQVRHLTHSLWPPSQLQMVQALYGNGANSIWEHSLLDPSSSMSGKRKANPQDKVHPNKTEFIKAKYQMLAYVHRMPCREDDSVTAKDLSKQLHSSVRTGNLETCLRLLSLGAQANFFHPEKGNTPLHIAARAGQILQAELLAVYGADPGALDSSGKTPTDYARQAGHHELAERLVEIQYELTDRLTFYLCGRRPDHRSGQHFIIPQMADRNNSLDLSEFAKAAKKKLQSLSNHQFEELAMDVYDEVDRRETDAVWLATQNHSTLVTDTTVVPFLPVNPEYSSTRNQGRQKLARFSANEFATLVIDILNDAKRRQWGNACESPKGRPCSENVELILQGIDGRHDSESQDNDQPDYDSVASDEDPVQEATCGDSSSNERRTKSSESSDLSDGPITVQEFMEVKSALTASEAKIQQLLKVNCHLSEELRLMQSKLNSLQTENTTLRWQAPGGPPQLQAPFSRHPPRGGRAISMYETGYSPKQYPHRVETGRHEDGVILQPFPTNIGRGPLGTAASSLPTFPSSLSWSWDERSRRGCSLEGQVVTRESDYDTTPSHSELEETGSPLPGPDVAQPREEGGEGAAMPCTEDVICKTEQITKNIQELLRAAQETKHESFLPCSEKIRLAVTEMAALFPKRPSSETVRGSLCLLTASASRLHGECQKAAEHSPCPSDIQLVTQQVIQCAYDIAKAAKQLVTVTTKENNN, encoded by the exons ATGTCAAAACGAGTCCGAAGCAGAGAGGTCTGCGCAGATTGCAGTGCTCCGG AGCCTCGCTGGGCCTCCGTTAACAGGGGGGTGTTGGTCTGCGATGAGTGCTGCAGCATCCATCGAGGTCTGGGGCGACACAGTTCCCAAGTCCGACATTTGACTCATTCTCTGTGGCCTCCGTCTCAGTTACAG ATGGTTCAGGCGCTCTACGGCAACGGAGCCAATTCCATCTGGGAACACAGCCTTCTGGACCCGTCCTCCTCAATGAGCGGGAAGCGCAAAGCAAATCCCCAGGACAAAGTTCA TCCCAACAAAACAGAGTTCATCAAGGCGAAATATCAGATGTTGGCGTACGTTCATCGGATGCCCTGTCGGGAGGATGACAGCGTGACCGCGAAGGACCTCAGCAAG CAACTCCACTCCAGTGTTCGGACCGGGAACTTAGAGACTTGCCTGAGACTCCTGTCTTTGGGGGCGCAGGCCAACTTTTTCCATCCG GAGAAAGGAAACACTCCGCTCCATATAGCAGCAAGAGCTGGGCAGATTCTGCAAGCAGAGCTGTTGGCGGTCTATGGAGCTGATCCTGGGGCCCTGGACTCCAGCGGGAAGACCCCCACCGACTACGCCAG ACAAGCGGGGCATCACGAGCTCGCGGAGAGGCTGGTGGAGATCCAGTATGAACTCACTGACCGGTTAACATTTTACCTCTGCGGGCGACGGCCGG ATCACAGAAGTGGCCAACATTTCATCATCCCACAGATGGCAGACAG AAATAA CAGCCTGGATTTGTCGGAGTTTGCCAAAGCTGccaagaagaagctccagtcG CTCAGTAACCACCAGTTTGAAGAACTCGCCATGGATGTGTATGATGAAGTGGACCGCAGGGAAACTGACGCAG TGTGGTTGGCCACGCAGAACCACAGCACGCTCGTGACCGACACCACAGTCGTGCCCTTTCTGCCTGTCAACCCGGAGTACTCGTCCACCAGAAACCAG GGTCGCCAGAAGTTAGCCAGGTTCAGTGCCAACGAGTTTGCCACCTTGGTTATCGACATCCTGAATGACGCTAAACGGCGGCAGTGGGGTAACGCCTGCGAAAGTCCCAAAG gcCGCCCTTGTTCAGAGAACGTGGAGCTGATCCTTCAGGGAATAGACGGTCGCCATGACAGTGAGAGCCAAGACAACGACCAACCCGATTACGACAGCGTGGCCTCGGACGAGGATCCGGTCCAGGAAGCCACCTGCggggacagcagcagcaacgagcGCAGGACCAAG agctccGAGTCCTCCGACCTCTCCGACGGACCCATCACGGTGCAGGAGTTTATGGAGGTGAAGAGCGCCCTCACGGCGTCGGAAGCAAAAATACAACAGCTTCTGAAGGTCAACTGTCACCTGAGCGAAGAGCTGCGGCTGATGCAGAGCAAG CTGAATTCCCTGCAGACTGAAAACACAACCCTGCGATGGCAGGCCCCCGGCGGACCACCGCAGCTCCAGGCGCCCTTTAGTCGACACCCGCCCCGCGGAGGTCGCGCAATATCGATGTATGAGACAGGCTATAGTCCCAAACAATACCCCCACCGGGTTGAAACGGGCCGGCACGAGGACGGAGTCATTTTACAACCCTTCCCGACGAAT ATTGGGAGGGGACCTTTGGGGACGgctgcttcctccctccctaccttccCCTCTTCCCTGTCCTGGTCGTGGGATGAAAGATCTCGAAGG GGCTGTAGTCTAGAAGGGCAGGTGGTCACACGGGAAAGTGATTATGACACCACTCCCAGCCATTCTGAACTGGAGGAGACTGG CAGCCCTCTTCCAGGTCCCGATGTAGCGCAGCCGCGAGAGGAGGGCGGGGAAGGCGCCGCCATGCCGTGCACGGAGGACGTCATCTGTAAGACCGAACAGATCACAAAGAACATACAGGAGCTCCTCAGAGCTGCCCAGGAAACCAAACATGAAAG CTTCCTCCCCTGCTCAGAGAAGATCCGCCTGGCAGTGACCGAGATGGCTGCCCTGTTTCCCAAG AGGCCGTCCTCCGAGACTGTGCGAgggtctctgtgtctcctgaccgCCAGCGCCAGCAGGCTTCACGGGGAGTGCCAGAAGGCGGCGGAGCACAGCCCCTGCCCATCGGACATCCAGCTGGTCACTCAGCAGGTCATCCAGTGCGCCTACGACATCGCTAAAGCTGCCAAGCAACTCGTCACCGTGAcgacaaaagaaaacaacaactaa